In Cucurbita pepo subsp. pepo cultivar mu-cu-16 chromosome LG10, ASM280686v2, whole genome shotgun sequence, the DNA window tagtttttttatttgtttactaGTTTGTTAACGGATTTTCTCcagatttttaggtagattttctaaatatcttttgTATTCTCTATAGATAGaacattcttgctcttcataatataatcttaccatcaaccattcaatcactcattctttTACTCACAATTCTATCAGAGTTATCTTCGTAAGGGATCTGTGAGGAGATAAAAATGGGAAGAGAATCCAATTTTTCTGCTGTTGCACCGAGTCTTGAAgggagacaattatcaaatgtggacagttcgtatggagacttatCTGGAGGCTTTGGATCTCTGGGAAACAACAGAATAGGATTACGAGGTCCCTCCGCTTCCAGCAAATCCTactgtagcacaaatcaaagtacagaagaaaagaagacaagaaaatcagaggcaaaagcttgcctatttgccgctttatctcaaatgatcttcatgcgaataatgtccctcaaaacagcaaaagaactctgggattatctcaaggttgaatatgaaggagatgagaggattcgtggaatgaaagtcttgaatttgattagggatttcgagttgcagaagatgaaggatCTGAGTCAgtgaaagagtactctgacagacttcttagcattgccaacaaggtgagattgcttggttctgtGTTAAATGATTCCAGGATCGTCGAAAAGCTGCTAGTCACTGTTCCAGAGTAGTTTGAAACCACCATTATTACTCTAGAGAACACCAAAGACctgtcaaagatttctcttacCGAGCTCTTGAATGCGAGCAAAGGGGGCCTATGAGGCAAGAAGGGGTGATTGAAGGTGCCTTACATGTCAAGCATCAAGATAATAACAcgtataaaaacaaaaaaaaactcattgtAGCTATTGTGTCTTTTCCTTTGACTTTCAAGTGTTCACCATTGTcaatcctcactctcttgACTTCAGTGTCTCTTAATTCCTCAAAAAACTCATTATCATGTCATATGGTTTGTGCGCCCAATGTCAATCAACCAGTTCTCGCTTGATTCTTTGCCTGAGGTGACCACaaacaattgatcttcttcttcttgatcaattACCTGGgcatctacttctttcacttGATCTTTGGCTTTGCAGATCACAActtcatgtccaagttgattgcatttggagcaGAAGGCATTAGGTCTTCTCCAACATTTGTATGGTGGATGAtctttcttctcacaatggcggcaaggtggataggattttttggaacctcctccttttgtcttttgataattggcagatgaatctccattcgtcgattggtttttgaaatttttcttatttttatacttgCTATTGTCTTATGCTTGACATGCAAGGCACTTGAATCACCTTTTTTTGCCTCATAGACCTCCTTtgctcttgtgcttgtaaagcgttcaagagctctgtaagagaaatctttgacagGTCTTTGGGGTTCTCcagagtagtaatggtggcttcaaacttctctggaacagtgactagcagcttttcaacgatcctggaatcatttaacatagaaccaagcaatctcaccttgttggcaatgctgagaagtctgtcagagtactctttcaccAACTcagactccttcatcttctacAACTCGAAATCCCCTATCAAATTCAGAactttcattccacgaatcctctcatctccttcatatttAGCCTTGAGATAATCCCAGATTTCCTTTGCTGTTTTAAGGGACATTATTCACATGAAGATCATCTGAGAACAACGgcaaataggcaagcttttgcctttgattttcttgtcttcttgtCCTTCTGtactttgatttgtgctacagtAGGATTTGCTAGAAGTGGAAGGACCTCAtaatcctcttctattgcttACCAAAGATCCAAAGCCTCCAGATAGTCTCCATACGAACTGCCCACATGAAAAATTGGATTCTACTCCCATTTTGATCTCACAGATCCCTTAAGaagatagctctgataccaattgttagtgaaagaatgagtgattgaatggttgatgagaggattatattatgaagagcaagaatgctctatatatataatagaaaaagatatttagaaaatctactTACAAAtctgcaacaaaaaaaaaatggttataaaccagtaaacaaatcaacaactaaatcaaatcaaaattaaatgtaactCCTAACTCTAAGGAGATTTAATCAACtacagcaatctaaacaaatacgtgatctttaacaatatcatatccactaaagattgtcctaagcgtaaaataaggaagaaaaaaaacattggcTCATGTCtataagacttcacaacctcagcTCTCTCGAGAAGACCCTAATGGAGGCACCTAAATCATTATATGAAAAAACTAAGtttctttcaatatttttgaatGAAACTGTAAGGAAtactcaagtttgatgaatttgacacatTTGTTTAgttaaaatacgaaaattaaatactttccCATTTGGGCCATTTTCGAGTCATTTTCCTTAAGTGTTAACACTGTCACTTTTTCCCCAATTTGAGACAAGGGTCATTAACTCATTCAGAAAAGttattttctcgttttagtaacGGACCATATcaactaaagattgtcctaatcGTAAAATAAGTtagaaaaataacatttactcgtgtctaTATGACCTCACAAACTAAACACTATCGAGAAGACCCAAATGGGGgcacttaaatcattatgtgaaaaactgagtttcttttaatatttttgaacgaaactgtaaggaacgctcaagcttgatgaatttgacacatATGTTTAGTTGAAATACGAAACTTAAACACTTTCATTTTCGAGCCATTTTCGAATCATTTTCCATATGAGTTAACATTGGcacttttttcctctttgggACGAGGGTCATTAACTCGTtcagaaaagttgttttctcattttagtatcataccatatccactcaATATTGTCCtaagcataaaaaaaagtaagaaaaaacaaCATGTACTCATGtctataagacctcacaacctcaactcTGTCGAGAACACCCTAATAGAGGTACTTAAATCATTATGGGAAAACACTAAGtttctttccatatttttcaacaaaCATCTTTGACAATGGAGAGACCAACAACGACAGCAATAGCTTCCTCGATGAGAAAGGAGAGCAGGAGAAGAGAAGTTATTGATCGGCTACTTTCCACGCCAAATATTTGGTGTTGAGTATTGAGGAGGTTGCTGGTTTAAACTGAGGTGGTAAAACTAAAGTTCCATCAACGTAGCTCAACATATCTTAACTCTCAAGGAGAGTGAGAAGTTGtcttttccaaagaagataattggaagaagaaagctTGACGGTGACCATATAGATTAGagtattgaaaggaagaagatgagaagagaATTCGAAAGCCACAGAGAACAAAAGATGGAGGTTTCTAAATTAGATGAGCTCTAATACCAGgagaatatttgttaaaaaccACCACATCTAGCGGTCAGAATTTTCCGACTCAGATAAGATCAAATAgattacaaagaaaatggaaaagagtAATAAACGAATACAAGATATTAGCGTATAATCTGTCAAATATAATGCATATGTTAAATCGTAATCAAAGCTCAACAATACAATATATTAACCTACGATCAATGATCAAATATGATGATACATATGCTAAACCATAATGGAATGCCAAATATCTTCAACACCAGTGTCTCCATGTCTATTTCTCCGTTcagcttctttcttcttttgtttcatctACATCGAATGTACGAGTTATACAATCCTAATGGTCGAAACTATATTTCAAACTCGGTACGAAAAGTTTACCCCAATTTCATGCATGTGTTCATACGTTTTTCAAATCCATCCATTGAACCTAGTGAGGCTAAAACCTtccatttatttcattcatcccCTGATTTAGTTACCTTATATAAGAACACCCCAACTATATAAGCCTTTTGCTTGAAAGAAACTCAACCATAACCATAGTCATGGCTCGAAAGTTGTGTACTAAACTCGCTTTCTTAGCTGCGATCATCTTGTTCATACCCGTGTTTGGTTCAGGTAAAAGCTCTCACCTTATAAGTAATTACAGCCAAAAATAGTTGTTTAAAGTGTTGGTTTATACTGTGCAGTGAATGGCATGCCGTTGGGCTTAAAACCAAGCTCTCTGATACACATCACATGCAGTACCCCAAGTGATTGCGGTGACCCTACCCGTTGCTATTGTGATACTCATTTGTGCTTTTGCCGATCATTCAACAGCCCCTTCGCCTTCACCTCACCTCCAAAACTTCCCTTAcaagacaacaacaacaactaatCAGGGATTTGCATGCCGGcgttgttaaaataaataagagtatGACACAAGTTTGAATACTACTTGTGTATACCTACTCGTAGATGTATTCGAACGAGCTTATATTGAAAATCGTCTTATAAAAATTTCGTTCGATAactattttacttttgaaaattagcTTTTTGAACACTATTTTCACCTCCCAAATATTATCAAGTGCAATTGTCGTGTTATGCACGTGTATTTCTTATTCTAAAATAAGTTAGCTTTAAATGAATGGAGTAGAGTATTTGAAGTAGGGGTGTtcgtgggttgggttggaaCATTATTTTAGACCCAACCCGGTTGCTCAGATTGTAAATTTTTCAACCAGAACatctcttattaaataatgaactcaatCCGAGCATAAATCTTCTGGGTTGGATTGTTTtagtcatttatttaaattattgttttaaataaaaataagatgtTAGTTCATTGATCGACTGCTTTCCATGCCATATATTTAGCGTTGAGTGTTAAGGAGGTTGTTGGTGCAAAGTGAGGTGGTTCTCTTTTCGAAAGAAGATAATTTAGATGAACCTTGTGAGGCTAAACCTTCCGTATATGATTTAGTTACCTTTTATAGCATAGTTGTGGCTGGAAAGGGTGTTTATATTGCAGTGAATGGCATGCCATTGGGCTCAAAACCAAGCACTCTGGTCATGCAGTAGACAAGTGATTGCTATAACCTTAAGGTGTGTCGTTGTGTGCTTCATTTGTGGCTTTGCACATCACTCATTCAGCTCACCTCAAAAACTTCCTTTACGAGACACCAACAAATGTGGCCATCAACAACAACTAAGCAGCTTTATGAGagattttgaagttttgtgCATGTCACATTGGATTTGCATGCCGAGATTATGACACATTTTCGATACTTAAACGTGTCGTTTCAAATctctttgagcataaactttcgtgggtttgttttttgttttctcaaacTGCCTCGTTCTAATGGAgatgatcatccccttaattagccgaggTAAGACTCTCCATCAATAATTCTCAGCAATTCTCTCCTCCAACAAAGTATACCACCTATGGAACCCTTgaacagtctccccttaattgagcctcgactcctttctccgAACCCCTTGAACAATGTTCGACacttaaaatcacttttttactacactTTTGAGGCTCATAAGCACacaactctgataccatattaggaaTCATGAACTTCTACAGTGGTATGATGTTGTCTTCCTACGAGTTTATATTGAAAAGTTGtctttttaacaatattttcacCAAGTATATCAAGTTGAATGAACACgctaaaatatttgaagtatactaaatttaaaaatgaattgagatgcaattttatatttgaagtatatatttttttcagaGGGGTTCGTGAGTTGGattgagacatttttaaaCTCAACCTAATTGTTTCgtaaattttttcaactcaaacgactcttattaaataatgaactcaactcaatccaacccaatcataaatttttgaatcaaatatgagagagaagaagaaaggaagagagaagGAATAATTGGTATCGTAGGCTCCATGAAAGACATTCATTCTCCTTTGTAATTCCTTCTTTTACATGTGATTTAGCGTAATgcctctccttctctctctctctctgtctcgtTTATGGCTTCTCCCTGACCCCACCACTATATATGGAGGAACCCATTTTGCTTTTTGGATCTGATCCCTACCATTTTTAGCTCTTCTTTACCACCCTCTCaattcccttctttttttttttttctctcctttttttgcTTCTGCCTCGCTCTGTTCTTCGATTCTGCAGCTCTGATGGACAAATACGAGATCGTTAAGGATCTGGGCGCTGGCAATTTCGGCGTTGCCAGACTCCTCCGCCACAAGGAAACCAAAGAGCTTGTTGCCATGAAGTACATAGAGCGCGGTCAcaaggtttcttcttcttcttcttcttcttcttcttcttctctccatTTTCCACTGGAAATTATATGAATCTTCTGTTTCGAAGAATTTGGGGATTTTGATTTATCTCAACCTTGTTCTCTATGGCTTCTTGAATTGGGGGATTTTGATCGTTTAAGACGATTTATGGctgtttctttctgttttgATTGTATTGACAGATAGATGAGAATGTGGCTAGAGAGATTATAAACCATCGATCGCTTCGGCATCCTAATATAATTCGTTTCAAGGAGGCAAGTTCTTACCCGTTTAAGATTTCTGTAATCTAATATCATGCAATTgccaaaattttgattctatGAATTAAGAACGTGATGAAGCTGTTGGTATTAAATGCATCAAGTTTTGGATTAAGGAATGGATTTGAAGTTGGTTTATGATTTGCAGGTTGTTTTGACACCAACGCATTTGGCTATAGTGATGGAATATGCTGCTGGGGGAGAGCTGTTTGAAAGAATTTGTAATGCTGGCCGTTTCAGTGAAGATGAGGTCTACCTCCTTAtccatttttccatttttgttaggaatcacgactctccataatggtatgatattgtccactttgagcataagctctcgtggctttgctttggacttccccaagatgtattccttacttataaatccatatTATTCCCTATATTAGCTAAtatgggactccctcccaacaatcctcccctcggacaaagtacactatagagcctccttTGAGTCGAACAGTTCActttaattgaggctcgactccttctttggagtcctcgaacaaagtacaccctttgctcgacacttgagtcacttttgactacaccttcgaggcttacaacttctttgttcgacattttgaggattctattacaTGGCTAATttaagggcatggctctgatacaatgttaggaatcacgattTCTTTGTATGACATTTTGGCCCTATTTCATTTTACAGGCTAGATATTTCTTCCAGCAGCTAATTTCTGGTGTCAACTATTGCCATTCAATGGTAAAATCCAATGAAGATTGTGTAGTTTCTGGTTAAAAAATCGAGTTCGCTTTCTAATTGATTTCACTTTGCAGCAAATATGTCATAGAGATCTTAAGCTAGAAAATACACTTTTAGATGGAAGCACCGCACCTCGCTTGAAGATATGTGACTTTGGTTACTCCAAGGTTTGTGAAAATCCAAAGCTGCTTGACCATTTCTTTTTGGTGTATATTTCTAACCAACTTATCATCTTTTTGTTCAGTCATCCTTGCTGCATTCAAGACCAAAATCCACTGTTGGTACTCCAGCATATATAGCACCGGAAGTTCTTTCTCGAAGAGAGTACGATGGCAAGGTGCTTATGAACCTGATGATATCATATTGGTGAAAACTTAGCTACGTCCAACATCCATGGTTTCACGTTAGGCCTTATGCACGTTAGCAACACATGGTTTCACGTCCATTTCTATTGAGCAATGACTCTCATAGATAATAAGTTAGTAACCATGATAGAGTTTagtttttctaataaatgGTAAGATACTTATTGgtagaagaagaattaatggatatcctttcttttcaaatgcagcagctttctttttttcttcgtctttaaattgaattttgttatCCTGTTTTTAGATGGCAGATGTGTGGTCATGTGGAGTAACTCTTTACGTCATGTTGGTTGGTGCATACCCTTTCGAGGATCAGGAGGATCCTAAAAATTTTAGGAAAACGATTCAGGTATATCACTTCCCAACAATGCCACTTTTGAAAGAGAAGTAGTTcgtgttttttattattttatcttttatttggCAGCGTATTATGGCTGTTCAGTACAAAATTCCAGACTATGTTCATATATCTCAAGACTGTCGACACCTTCTCTCTCGTATTTTTGTCCCTAATCCATCAAGGGTAAGTTTCATTGACAAGTTTATGTGCAATGTCTATGCATTATATTTATAGTTTATACAGAATATTATGTTTATCTAAGGAAATCTAAGAGACTATACCGACATTGGCCAATGCATTGCTAACTGTATGTTTGTAGAAGGCTATTTACTCTCTGTTAGCTCATTTCTAGTTCACGACCAGTATGTTCTAAGCATTTTTCTCCTGTCTTGGTGTTGCCCTCTTTTCATGGCATTTTATGAGACTgatttttgataaaattatagtCTCGGTCGATTGATATGAGTTACAATGTACGAAGTGCAGATATCTTAGTTTAAGTAACGTGTTTGTTTACGATATGTATTAGAAATTCTAACATTTGATACTTGTCGAACACATATTAATCACTCCAacacttctctctctctcttcagtTTGTTGTATGCTGGCACTATGGTTGTAGCTTTCTtcacgtgagatcccacatcggttggagaggggaacgaagcattccttataagggtgtggaaacctctttcttgtagacgcgttttaaaatcgtgaggataacggtgatacgtaacgggctaaagcgggccatatctgctagtggtgggcttgggctattacaaatggtatcagagccagacactgggcgatgtgccaacgaagacgctgggcccccaaggggggtagatagtgagatcccacatcggttggagaggggaacgaaacattccttataagggtgtggaaacctcccccttgtagacgtgttttaaaatcgtgaggctgacggcgatacgtaacaggccaaagcggacaatatttgctagcggtgggtttgactTGTTACACTTCACTTGTGTTTGGAATGATGAAGGGGTTAGTAATTCAAAAGTGAAGGGTAAAAAACACATACCATTGATTCAgatgaaagagagaagaatagGAAAGTATTCTACTCACAGGAAGAAGttatttcaacattttttagatGTCTTTGGTCCATTTGGTAGTGCCACAAACAAAGCCTCTGGATGGCTTGATAATCACTCCTCTGAATCTTCAGATCTTCAAGAACTTAGAAAATATTGAACATATTGAACTCTTCAACATTTCTTTGTTAGTCTTTAAGGCCCCCTTATACTAAACATAATAGGGGTCCATTTGGGGTGCGTAATAGGGATGTTAGTCTTTATTTGTGGAGATCGTGACGAACTCGCCCTTTTGTAATAAGGGGAGGGAGGGTCTTGTGGCAGCCTTGTTGTTTTGCTTTCTTGTGGGGAGTGGATTGATTGAGAGAAACAGTAGAATTCTTAGTGTGGAGAGGTCCTTAGAGAGGTTTGGGAGAGGTGAGGTGCCCAACTGTTCATAAATCATTGTAAACATAACTGAGGGTAGATCAAGATGACCAATACATTTGTTGTTTACTTCACATTAATATAACTTACATCTCAGGTTTGTGGGAGTAGCCAAGGTCGAATATTTGACTTCCTGACTTTTCGTTCATGTTTCGAATCTTCAGTTTTCATATCGTTGTGTTGCACTATAGGGACATCCCGCCGACTTTTTTATACACACGTTTTTAATATTGAGTATCTCTACATTTGTATGGTTCAACAGAGAATTTCTTTAATGGAGATTAAGAATCATCCATGGTTCTTGAAGAACTTGCCAAGAGAACTGACCGAATCGGCTCAAGCAGCGTATTACAAGAGAGACAACCCAAGCTTCTCCCTCCAAACTGTGgatgaaattatgaaaattgtgGGGGAGGCTAGAAACCCACCGCCATCGTCAAAACCCGTCAAAGGTTTTGGATGGGcaactgaagaagaagaagacgaagaaggcATTGAGGATGTCGATGGAAAggtggaagaagaggaagaggaagaagaagacgagtaTGATAAGAGGGTGAAGGAAGTTCATGCAAGCGGAGAATTCTTGGTCAGTTAGAAGCGTGTATCCCTCCGGTTACTATTCATTCAGGTTTGTGTGCTTAGATTACTTCGTATGTTCTCGGCGTCGTACTCGTGTGTATAGTctgttaatatttattatagcACACCACAATCGTCTATTTTCGAAGGTCGAAGGTTTTCATATATAGTTTGGTGGTTTAGGGTCTGCTGTGCTTGTTGTGTTTAAGTCGATGATTTTGCATTGACACTGTTTGTCAATGAAATGTATGATGGAAGAAGCTGTGTTATTGACATATAATTCAAAGTAGGTGGAAGGATTTTTGGTGTGTAAACCTTGTGCTTACTATAAATCATGATGAATGAAAGAACAGTTGCAATGGAATGAACTCAAGTTCGAAGCAGCTACATGGTTTCTGATGACCCGAAAAAATCGATCCATGCAATCCAACTCAACACATATGGGTTAGTTCGGGTTAGGTTATGAAGCTGTTTGAGTTGCGTTTGATTCACTGATAACATTTGATTTCGAATGAAAGATTTTGATGTTGAAAAACAACAATCACTCGTAAATGGTGAAATGGCGACAAAATAGAGAATGGAAAGGATTCTGGGTAGACAAGACGGGAGCAAATTCTCGTTTTTGTATTAGGATGGAGATTGAGATTGTAGCCTCTGCCTCCATCTTCGACCTCGACCTGCCTCATTCTCCATTCCCCGAACTCAACCGATTAAGCAACCAAAAGATTAGTAGTTCTCAACCTCCCTAAAATATACCGAAGTATATAGTTTATTTTCCCTAAGTGAGCTCCCCCCTTTGCTTAACATTAAGGTTACAATAACAGCCtaagttcaagcccaccgctagccgatattgtccgttttcccttatgagcttcccctcaaggtttttaaaacgcgtgtagagagaggttttcacacccttataaagaatatttcgttcccctctccaaccgatatgggatctcacagttatGAACCTACAACGTTAACTAAAACTacaaacagaagaaaaagcaATCTAACAATTGTAATAAGAAACAATCGAGTTTAGCACAAAAAATATCGAcaaaattctattaaaaataaaagtcataTCGTGACACGAGTTACCTAACTTTGTAACTATTCTAATGATCCTAGTGTTGGCTAGATtacaaaaatgagaaacaCTTACAACTATATGGAAACTGCATTTGCAGAGACATGATTTGGTTTTGTTTGAGCATTCTGCAACTCATTTTGTTCCAAATACTCAGTTTCAATGGTATCTTTGAGAATGAAAAGCCTTTGTATAACAATAGGCTGAGCCATTTTCCTTGCTTCTCTGATGTCTGTGTCTTCCTGGTTCAAATGGTATGAATCAAGCATGATCTTTATCCACTTATGCAGCTCTTTTGGAGTTCTGTTCCATTACAACAACACTTGTAAGTATTTAATTGTGTTATTTTGGTCCTCAATGTTATAAATCTCGACACTCGTCTAAGCTAACCGTATAGATGGTTAGCCAAGACGAGCGTTGAGATTTAGTTTAGGCATGCATTAAGTGTTCTTATCCATTACTAGCCTCGACTCGCCTATATGGCTTCCAAATTTAGAGTCACAAAATAAAGACAATAAGactcaaattttgaagaaaaagagtcCATAGCACTTTATGTACgggcttaaaattgaaactctAATTGGGttgtttgaagcacgtgtgTGAAAAATCTAAGTCACCATCGATTTTTTACGACATTGTTGTGGAGAATGTTCAAATATGTTTATTTCAACtcgaattttgaagaaaatgagcCTATAGCACTGTACGTACGGGCTTAAAACCCAAACCCTGAATAGTTTGTTTGAACCACTAAACTTATGTAATGGTCTGAGGCCACTACTGGTAGATATTGCCcgttttggcctattacgtatcatcgtcagtctcatgattttaaaatgcgtttgcaagggagaagtttccacacccttataagggatgctttgttcccctctccaatcgatgtgagatctcacaatccaccccccttgagggcccagcgtccttgctagcacatcgctcggtgtctggctctaataccatttctaaatgtccaagcccaccaccaacaaatattatcctctttgggcttttccttcctggcttccccttaaggttttaaaacgcgtatgcaagggagaagtttccacacccttataaggaatgctttgttcccctcNccccccccccccccccccattGGGGGCTCGgcgtcttcactggcacaccgctcggtatctagctctgatatcatttctAACAGCCCAATCCCACTGCTAAcgaatattgtcctttttgggctttcccttccaagcttccccctcaaggttttaaaacgcgcctgctagagagaggtttccacacccttataagaaatgctttgctcccctctccaatcgatgtgagatctcacaatccaccccccctaagggtccagcgtcctcgctggcacaccgcccagtatctggctctgataccatttctaaccgtccaagcccaccactaacaaatattgtcctctttgggcttttccttccgagtttcccctcaaggttttaaaacgcgtatgctagggagaggtttccacacccttataaggaatgctttgttcccctctccaaccaatgtgagatctcacaatccacccccttgagggcccagcgtcctcactgacacaccgtccagtatctggctctgataccatttctaacagtccaagcccaccactaacaaatatagtcttctttgggctttcccttccaggcttcccctcaaagttttaaaacgcgtctgctagggagaggttttcacacccttataaggaatgtttcgtttccctctccaaccgatgtgggatctcatcgCTTAAGAGTTCAAAGACGGAACTAAGTAGTAGAAATATGAAATGTTGATGGAAAATAATGTATATCAGAGTTACTCACGTGTAAATAGCATTTGGATCTTT includes these proteins:
- the LOC111803778 gene encoding serine/threonine-protein kinase SRK2A-like, which produces MDKYEIVKDLGAGNFGVARLLRHKETKELVAMKYIERGHKIDENVAREIINHRSLRHPNIIRFKEVVLTPTHLAIVMEYAAGGELFERICNAGRFSEDEARYFFQQLISGVNYCHSMQICHRDLKLENTLLDGSTAPRLKICDFGYSKSSLLHSRPKSTVGTPAYIAPEVLSRREYDGKMADVWSCGVTLYVMLVGAYPFEDQEDPKNFRKTIQRIMAVQYKIPDYVHISQDCRHLLSRIFVPNPSRRISLMEIKNHPWFLKNLPRELTESAQAAYYKRDNPSFSLQTVDEIMKIVGEARNPPPSSKPVKGFGWATEEEEDEEGIEDVDGKVEEEEEEEEDEYDKRVKEVHASGEFLVS